A DNA window from Pogona vitticeps strain Pit_001003342236 chromosome 2, PviZW2.1, whole genome shotgun sequence contains the following coding sequences:
- the LOC110091365 gene encoding 17-beta-hydroxysteroid dehydrogenase type 6: MWLYLVALLGLYFLHRWYRERQTVENLTEKHVFITGCDSGFGNQLARQLDAQGMWVLAACHSQKGAEELQKFTSGRLKTTILEVTSTESVAAATEWVKRCVGSKGLWGLVNNAGIGVPISPNEWLTKEDFEKVILVNLLGVIDVTLHLLPLLRRARGRVVNVASVMGRLASLGGGYCPSKYGVEAFSDSLRRELIPFGVHVSIIEPGAFATPIAQNVTESFKAAWSRAPPDTREAYGQLYFEEFYRLLQKLPTVTSNNLRLVTDQIEHALTSCHPRTRYSAGWDAKLFYLPLSYLPTSLADYFLTRFQPRPAQAV, from the exons ATGTGGCTCTACCTGGTTGCCCTCTTGGGGCTTTACTTCCTTCACCGATGGTACCGGGAGAGACAGACTGTGGAGAACCTGACAGAGAAACATGTCTTCATCACTGGCTGTGACTCTGGCTTTGGGAACCAGCTTGCCAGGCAGCTGGATGCCCAGGGGATGTGGGTGCTGGCCGCCTGTCACTCCCagaaaggggcagaggagctgCAGAAGTTCACCTCGGGGCGACTCAAAACCACCATTTTGGAGGTCACCAGCACGGAGAGTGTTGCCGCAGCAACAGAGTGGGTGAAAAGATGTGTTGGAAGCAAAG GTCTCTGGGGCTTAGTCAACAACGCTGGTATTGGTGTTCCCATAAGTCCCAATGAATGGCTGACCAAGGAGGACTTTGAAAAAGTGATACTTGTCAACCTCTTGGGAGTGATTGATGTAACACTGCACCTGCTGCCCCTGTTGAGAAGAGCCAGAGGGAGGGTGGTCAACGTGGCCAGTGTGATGGGGAGACTGGCATCCTTGGGAGGAGGTTACTGCCCATCCAAGTATGGTGTGGAAGCCTTCTCTGACAGCCTTAG GCGTGAGCTCATCCCCTTCGGAGTCCACGTCAGCATTATTGAGCCTGGTGCTTTTGCCACACCCATCGCCCAAAATGTAACTGAGAGTTTCAAGGCCGCATGGAGCCGGGCACCTCCTGATACCAGGGAAGCCTATGGGCAGCTGTACTTTGAGGAAT TCTACAGATTACTCCAGAAACTACCGACTGTAACTTCCAACAACCTCCGCCTGGTGACTGACCAAATTGAGCATGCCCTGACTTCCTGCCACCCTCGCACTCGTTACTCTGCAGGCTGGGACGCAAAGCTTTTCTACCTCCCTCTCTCTTACCTGCCGACCTCTCTGGCAGACTATTTTCTTACCCGCTTTCAGCCAAGGCCAGCACAGGCAGTTTAG